One Lentibacillus cibarius DNA window includes the following coding sequences:
- a CDS encoding restriction endonuclease subunit S: MAALFAYHNGTLLQRLTESEHGLPSMVYDRQMLDKDAGEYIRHSESPKMVMLDEASDAKRIYEGDIVMQLMTEKCAIVSPEHAGAILPYNFMHIEVDTDRINPFYFVYWWDWSPEALAQRHQMKQGSSSVQKITARQLQDLHITLPPLDKQQRMGKVNQNRKRIQYLRQKREALMDQYLAQQFFRRNMYDDNRKTTPATG, from the coding sequence GTGGCAGCATTATTTGCCTATCATAACGGAACCCTTCTCCAGCGTTTAACAGAATCTGAGCACGGTTTACCGTCCATGGTCTATGATCGGCAAATGTTGGATAAGGACGCTGGAGAATACATCCGGCATTCGGAGTCTCCAAAAATGGTCATGCTCGATGAGGCGTCAGATGCGAAGCGTATTTACGAAGGGGATATCGTCATGCAGCTAATGACCGAGAAATGTGCAATTGTTTCCCCCGAGCATGCCGGAGCCATTCTCCCCTATAATTTTATGCATATTGAGGTCGATACCGACCGTATCAATCCTTTTTATTTTGTGTATTGGTGGGACTGGTCGCCGGAAGCTCTTGCACAGCGTCACCAGATGAAACAGGGGAGCAGTTCAGTACAGAAAATAACGGCTCGACAATTGCAGGATTTGCATATCACGCTGCCCCCTCTTGATAAGCAACAACGTATGGGAAAGGTCAACCAAAACCGAAAACGAATCCAATATCTTCGACAAAAACGCGAAGCATTAATGGACCAGTATTTAGCGCAACAATTTTTTAGGAGGAACATGTATGACGACAACAGAAAAACAACGCCAGCAACAGGCTGA
- a CDS encoding type I restriction-modification system subunit M → MTTTEKQRQQQADLQKKLWDIANDLRGNMDASEFRNYILGLIFYRFLSENTEQQVEQLLAEDNITYEEAWQDDEYQDVLKQELIARIGYVIEPQDLFSYLVKKIENQTFEIEDLHRAINHIEASTRGEDSEDEFDRLFEDMDLNSSRLGNTNAERTKLISKVMVNLEALPFIQGDMEIDMLGDAYEYLIGQFAATAGKKAGEFYTPQQVSKILAKIVTTGKKDLKNVYDPTCGSGSLLLRVGREANVRHYYGQEYNNTTFNLARMNMLLHDVNYHNFSLANGDTLEHPAVVDGQFEAVVANPPYSAKWSADPSFLDDERFSNYGKLAPKSKADFAFVQHMIYHLDDNGKMAVILPHGVLFRGAAEETIRKYLIEEKNYLDAVIGLPSNLFFGTGIPTCILVLKKCREQDENVLFIDASQSYEKGKNQNNLSDEDVNKVVETFRNRETLDKFSYVATLDEIRENDYNLNIPRYVDTFEEEEPVDLDQVQQDIQEIDQEIAGLENEINGYLKELGVL, encoded by the coding sequence ATGACGACAACAGAAAAACAACGCCAGCAACAGGCTGATCTACAAAAAAAACTATGGGATATTGCCAATGACTTGCGCGGCAATATGGACGCTAGTGAATTTCGCAATTATATTCTAGGGTTAATCTTTTATCGTTTTCTTTCGGAAAACACCGAGCAGCAGGTAGAACAGCTTTTAGCAGAAGACAATATCACGTATGAAGAAGCCTGGCAGGACGACGAATACCAGGACGTCCTCAAGCAAGAGTTGATCGCCCGTATAGGTTATGTCATTGAACCGCAGGATTTATTCAGTTATTTAGTGAAAAAGATTGAAAACCAGACGTTTGAAATCGAAGATCTCCACCGAGCCATTAATCATATTGAAGCTTCAACTCGTGGAGAAGATAGTGAAGATGAATTTGATCGTTTGTTTGAAGATATGGACCTGAACTCGTCCCGTTTAGGAAATACTAATGCGGAGCGGACAAAACTCATTTCCAAAGTAATGGTAAACTTAGAAGCTCTACCATTTATTCAAGGTGATATGGAGATTGATATGTTAGGGGATGCCTATGAGTACCTCATCGGACAATTTGCGGCTACTGCCGGTAAAAAGGCAGGAGAGTTTTACACCCCACAGCAGGTCTCAAAAATTCTAGCCAAAATCGTAACCACTGGCAAAAAAGATTTGAAGAACGTGTATGACCCAACGTGCGGTTCCGGATCCTTACTATTACGCGTAGGCCGGGAAGCCAATGTGCGGCATTATTACGGCCAAGAATATAACAATACCACCTTTAACCTGGCTCGTATGAACATGTTGCTGCATGATGTGAATTATCATAATTTCTCTCTTGCGAACGGCGATACGTTAGAGCATCCGGCTGTAGTTGATGGACAGTTTGAAGCTGTCGTGGCGAATCCACCTTACAGTGCGAAATGGAGTGCCGATCCGTCCTTTTTGGATGATGAACGCTTTAGCAATTACGGGAAACTAGCGCCGAAGTCGAAAGCTGATTTCGCCTTTGTGCAGCACATGATCTATCATTTGGATGATAACGGAAAGATGGCCGTGATCCTTCCACATGGCGTGTTATTCCGTGGGGCTGCCGAAGAGACCATCCGGAAATATCTGATCGAAGAAAAGAACTATCTGGATGCAGTGATCGGACTTCCGTCGAATCTGTTTTTCGGAACGGGCATTCCGACTTGTATTCTCGTACTTAAGAAATGCCGCGAACAAGATGAAAATGTTCTATTTATTGATGCATCGCAGTCCTATGAAAAAGGCAAAAACCAAAACAATTTATCAGATGAAGATGTCAACAAAGTCGTGGAGACATTTCGAAATAGGGAAACACTCGATAAATTTAGTTATGTGGCAACTTTGGATGAAATCCGGGAAAATGATTATAACCTTAACATCCCTCGTTATGTCGATACATTTGAAGAAGAAGAACCGGTCGATCTGGATCAAGTTCAGCAAGATATTCAGGAAATTGATCAGGAAATTGCCGGATTGGAAAATGAAATTAATGGCTACTTAAAAGAACTTGGAGTGTTGTAA
- a CDS encoding restriction endonuclease subunit S has translation MADISIKQKNVPELRFSEFEEGWRPKVLGNITKIKMGHSPKSSNYTDDSENMILVQGNADLKGGTVLPRIYTKEVTQIADKGDILLTVRAPVGEIGITQMEVCIGRGVSSIKGNKFIYYFLEKFHLQNKWEKFAQGSTFKAISGKDIRGLKLKIPSNDEQQKIGDFFSKLDQQIELEEKKLDLLEEQKKGYMQNIFSQELRFKDEDGNNYPEWEKKKLGDISDFQNGKAHEKFVDKHANYVLINSKFISSEGTTKKLVNQRLTPLYKEDITIVMSDVPNGKALAKCFLVDEDERYTLNQRIGRIFNINGSPRFLFSNLNRNIQLLKYDNGVGQTNLKKSEILAININYPDKKEQQKIGSFFQKLDKRIELQSQKIEALKTQKQGFLRKMFV, from the coding sequence ATGGCAGATATATCAATAAAACAAAAGAATGTACCTGAGTTGAGGTTCTCTGAGTTTGAGGAGGGATGGAGGCCAAAAGTACTTGGGAATATAACAAAAATTAAAATGGGACACAGTCCAAAAAGTTCTAATTATACAGATGATAGTGAAAATATGATCTTAGTTCAAGGTAACGCAGATTTAAAAGGCGGCACAGTACTTCCCAGAATATATACTAAAGAGGTGACCCAAATTGCTGATAAAGGAGATATATTACTTACAGTAAGAGCCCCTGTCGGAGAAATCGGAATAACACAAATGGAAGTATGTATTGGTCGTGGAGTTAGTTCTATAAAAGGAAATAAATTTATATATTATTTCTTAGAAAAATTTCATTTACAAAATAAATGGGAAAAATTTGCTCAAGGCAGTACTTTTAAGGCGATATCAGGAAAAGATATTAGAGGGCTAAAGTTAAAAATTCCATCTAATGATGAACAACAAAAAATAGGCGATTTCTTCAGCAAACTCGATCAACAGATCGAACTAGAAGAGAAGAAATTAGATTTATTGGAAGAGCAAAAAAAGGGGTATATGCAAAATATATTCTCGCAAGAACTACGGTTTAAAGATGAAGATGGGAACAATTATCCGGAGTGGGAAAAGAAAAAGTTAGGTGATATTTCTGATTTTCAAAATGGGAAGGCCCATGAGAAATTTGTTGATAAGCATGCAAACTATGTACTTATAAACTCAAAATTTATTTCCAGCGAAGGCACGACGAAAAAATTGGTTAATCAGAGATTAACTCCTCTTTATAAAGAGGATATAACGATAGTCATGAGCGACGTACCTAATGGTAAGGCACTTGCTAAATGTTTTCTGGTTGATGAAGATGAAAGGTATACCCTGAATCAACGGATAGGTAGAATATTTAATATAAATGGAAGCCCCAGATTTTTATTTTCGAATTTGAATCGTAATATTCAATTACTAAAATATGATAATGGTGTTGGACAAACGAACCTAAAAAAGTCGGAAATATTGGCGATTAATATAAATTATCCAGATAAAAAAGAACAACAAAAAATCGGATCTTTCTTTCAAAAGTTAGACAAACGTATTGAATTACAATCCCAAAAAATCGAAGCCTTAAAAACACAAAAACAGGGATTTCTCCGGAAAATGTTTGTATAA
- a CDS encoding AAA family ATPase: MDVSTKEWLVNRPKWIQLAAKQLLESGEPSDNMILELTRLCKQEVNNEFPNIDIDIPESVFSSHNSENIRLCSISETSGINKLAPKTPLEFGEGDIVVVYGHNGSGKSGYVRLLKHVCGARNKILGELHNNVFTQEKTDQEAKITFLKNNVPKTYEWTGQGVCDELNSVNIFDDTFGQVFIGGEDEVSYEPPILSFFSSLIEICKKVEIKLNEEEGALKSKIPKIPNELMGSEGAKWIGDISAGTTSEEIEKYCAFTKENEEKLQEIQKRLLEPSPEDKVKQLKNQNKNVDNLIREVQKHLDELSYENCKRIIAAKKKEVSKRSAAETAASKAFSDSELEGIGSDVWKEMWNAARKYSNEYAWKDKNFPVIEDNSVCVLCHQPLSVEAKKRFMSFEEYIKGETQSQAEKAENEKKLHIDALSEIPDSDTLKAKANASGIEKQEVIDAMIETFTMLRKIKGQLQSSDINEDIIAISQNPDWLERMRDISKEYQSLANKYTEDYKQDNREELKQILQNLKAKKWLSNYKQEIFEEVNRLQALQKIKEAKRTTSSTALSKKKGELAETFITDAFIQRFNNELSALGASHLKVRIVKSKVSKGSVLHTIKLDGVTQKNINEILSEGEKRIVSIAAFIADVTGSNNSGPFVIDDPISSLDQNYEEAVVQRLCNLSSNEQVIIFTHRLSFLGLVQDFAKKKNVKPETVAIREESWGTGEPGDIPIFAKKPDRVLNKLIGEILSKAKKIYNEHGRESYEPYGKSLCSEFRILIERMIEHELMSNVVQRYKRDINTQGKIDELAKISEADCNYFDQLMTKYSRYEHSQPLEAPVSIPDPYELENDFCGLREWHTEFKNRQLSVKTQ; the protein is encoded by the coding sequence ATGGATGTATCAACGAAGGAATGGTTAGTCAATAGACCTAAATGGATACAACTTGCAGCAAAACAGTTGCTAGAATCAGGTGAGCCAAGTGATAATATGATTTTAGAATTAACAAGGTTATGCAAGCAGGAAGTAAACAATGAATTCCCAAATATAGATATCGACATACCTGAAAGTGTTTTCAGCTCACATAACTCTGAAAATATACGTTTGTGCTCAATTAGTGAGACTTCCGGAATTAATAAACTAGCACCAAAGACTCCTCTCGAATTTGGAGAAGGTGACATCGTTGTTGTATATGGACATAATGGGTCAGGAAAATCTGGTTATGTAAGACTGTTAAAACATGTCTGTGGAGCTCGGAATAAAATTTTAGGCGAATTACATAATAATGTTTTTACTCAAGAAAAAACGGATCAAGAAGCTAAAATTACATTTTTAAAGAATAATGTGCCAAAAACTTATGAATGGACTGGTCAAGGTGTTTGTGATGAGCTTAATTCTGTAAATATCTTTGATGATACGTTTGGACAAGTATTTATTGGAGGAGAAGATGAAGTTAGTTATGAACCCCCAATACTATCTTTTTTTAGTTCGCTTATTGAGATTTGCAAAAAGGTTGAAATCAAACTGAATGAAGAAGAGGGTGCATTAAAATCAAAAATACCCAAAATCCCAAATGAATTAATGGGGTCTGAAGGAGCAAAATGGATAGGAGATATCAGTGCAGGAACTACCTCCGAAGAGATTGAAAAATATTGTGCGTTTACCAAAGAAAACGAAGAGAAATTGCAAGAAATCCAGAAAAGACTTTTAGAACCATCCCCAGAAGACAAAGTTAAACAATTAAAAAACCAAAATAAAAATGTAGACAACCTTATTCGAGAAGTTCAAAAACACCTTGATGAGTTGTCCTATGAAAACTGTAAAAGAATTATTGCAGCTAAGAAAAAAGAAGTTTCAAAAAGATCAGCCGCTGAAACAGCTGCAAGTAAGGCATTTAGTGATTCCGAACTTGAAGGCATTGGCTCCGATGTATGGAAGGAAATGTGGAATGCTGCCCGAAAATATTCGAATGAGTATGCTTGGAAGGATAAAAACTTTCCAGTTATTGAAGACAATTCAGTTTGTGTATTGTGTCACCAGCCCTTATCTGTAGAAGCAAAAAAAAGGTTTATGTCCTTTGAAGAATATATAAAAGGTGAGACCCAAAGTCAGGCAGAAAAAGCAGAAAATGAAAAGAAACTACATATAGATGCCTTATCGGAAATACCGGATTCAGATACTTTAAAAGCTAAAGCTAATGCTTCTGGAATAGAAAAACAAGAAGTCATAGATGCGATGATCGAAACATTCACAATGCTTCGAAAAATAAAAGGACAATTACAATCATCTGACATAAACGAGGATATAATTGCTATATCTCAAAATCCTGATTGGTTAGAAAGAATGCGTGATATTTCAAAGGAATATCAATCATTAGCCAATAAATATACAGAAGACTACAAGCAAGATAATCGTGAAGAATTAAAGCAGATATTACAAAATCTTAAAGCAAAAAAATGGCTGAGTAATTATAAACAAGAGATTTTTGAAGAAGTCAATAGACTTCAAGCTCTCCAGAAAATTAAAGAGGCCAAACGAACAACTTCGTCTACAGCCCTCTCGAAGAAAAAAGGAGAGCTGGCAGAAACGTTCATTACGGATGCTTTTATTCAGCGATTTAATAACGAACTTAGTGCACTGGGAGCCTCTCATCTCAAAGTAAGGATAGTGAAATCAAAAGTTTCAAAAGGAAGTGTGCTCCATACGATTAAGCTAGATGGGGTAACTCAAAAAAATATCAATGAAATTCTTAGCGAAGGGGAAAAAAGGATTGTTTCCATTGCTGCCTTTATCGCAGATGTTACAGGAAGCAATAATTCAGGTCCTTTTGTAATTGATGATCCTATTTCTTCACTTGATCAAAATTATGAGGAGGCGGTGGTTCAAAGACTTTGTAATCTTTCCTCGAACGAACAGGTAATTATTTTCACGCATCGTCTCTCTTTTCTGGGTCTAGTTCAAGATTTTGCAAAAAAGAAAAATGTTAAGCCCGAGACTGTTGCCATACGAGAAGAGTCGTGGGGTACTGGAGAGCCAGGTGACATACCTATATTTGCAAAGAAACCAGACAGGGTTTTAAACAAACTTATCGGTGAGATCCTTTCAAAAGCAAAAAAAATTTACAATGAACATGGGAGAGAAAGTTACGAACCCTACGGGAAGTCTCTATGCAGCGAATTTAGAATTCTTATTGAACGAATGATTGAGCATGAACTCATGTCAAACGTTGTCCAACGATATAAGCGAGACATCAACACTCAGGGCAAGATAGATGAACTGGCGAAAATATCTGAAGCAGACTGTAATTATTTTGATCAACTAATGACCAAATACTCAAGGTATGAGCATTCTCAACCACTTGAAGCTCCTGTTTCAATTCCTGATCCGTACGAGCTAGAAAATGACTTTTGTGGACTTAGAGAGTGGCATACAGAATTTAAAAATCGACAACTTTCAGTAAAGACACAATAA
- a CDS encoding toll/interleukin-1 receptor domain-containing protein, with the protein MKFFISHSSKDFKYGDAIVQLLKDIGVPQQNIIFTSKSGHGIPKGEDIFKWLKNEIKEKPFVIYLLSERYYSSITCLNEMGAAWVIENEHISLFTPGFNPSNPEFWEGAVEPRELGAFIDDRQNIIEFADIIVSTLGNKVNPVIFDEAITKYMETIENIKQEIDDSEIIDYVKLDNESTTTNDFIPHSNEKDETLDSNTNNDIQFKKFKEVIEIENLLMRSSY; encoded by the coding sequence ATGAAGTTTTTTATTAGCCACTCCTCAAAAGATTTTAAATATGGTGATGCAATAGTCCAATTGTTGAAGGATATTGGTGTGCCTCAACAAAACATTATATTTACTAGTAAATCAGGACATGGAATCCCAAAAGGTGAAGACATATTTAAATGGCTGAAAAATGAAATAAAGGAAAAACCTTTTGTTATCTATCTACTTTCAGAAAGATATTACTCGAGCATAACTTGTTTAAACGAGATGGGAGCTGCATGGGTTATTGAGAATGAGCATATTTCGTTATTTACACCAGGGTTCAATCCTAGTAACCCTGAATTTTGGGAAGGAGCAGTAGAACCAAGAGAATTGGGTGCTTTTATCGATGATAGACAAAATATAATTGAATTTGCGGACATAATTGTCAGTACACTTGGCAATAAGGTGAACCCTGTTATCTTCGATGAAGCAATCACAAAATACATGGAGACAATAGAAAACATTAAGCAAGAAATTGATGATTCAGAAATAATAGACTATGTTAAACTGGATAACGAGTCGACAACTACCAATGATTTTATCCCCCATTCTAATGAAAAAGATGAAACATTGGATAGTAATACGAACAACGATATTCAATTTAAAAAGTTTAAGGAAGTCATTGAAATAGAAAACTTACTGATGAGGAGTTCTTATTAA
- a CDS encoding DUF2971 domain-containing protein codes for MTYTNKLWEERVWARSDMSLYVTHLTRGRKEEDKSPLDVLFEILKDKKIKGSTNSGYVSGSDPAVCFQDAPLSGIAQNIRHEVINHEKLGGKERYTAIGLMFNKPLVFAKGGRPVIYETKEFAKILPSDERWRMVTLDFSSKDNIVDWTHEREWRVKGDFKFNYKNALVILPNVDTYREFIERAKGDVLKQIQGIVNLNAVIS; via the coding sequence ATGACATACACTAATAAATTATGGGAGGAAAGAGTATGGGCTCGATCTGACATGAGTTTATATGTTACACATCTGACACGTGGGAGAAAAGAGGAGGATAAAAGCCCTTTAGATGTTTTGTTTGAGATTTTAAAAGACAAAAAAATTAAAGGTAGTACAAATAGTGGCTATGTAAGTGGTAGTGACCCTGCTGTCTGCTTTCAGGATGCACCTTTGAGTGGTATTGCTCAAAATATCAGACATGAAGTTATTAACCATGAAAAATTGGGAGGCAAGGAACGATACACAGCTATTGGGTTGATGTTCAACAAACCTTTGGTTTTTGCGAAAGGTGGCAGGCCTGTTATATATGAAACTAAGGAATTTGCAAAAATCTTACCATCTGATGAAAGGTGGAGAATGGTGACACTTGATTTCTCCAGCAAAGATAACATTGTGGACTGGACACATGAAAGAGAGTGGAGAGTAAAAGGGGATTTTAAATTTAATTATAAAAACGCTTTAGTCATTCTCCCAAACGTTGATACCTATAGAGAATTTATAGAACGAGCCAAGGGTGATGTACTTAAACAGATTCAAGGTATAGTTAATTTAAACGCAGTTATTAGTTAA
- a CDS encoding site-specific integrase produces MKKAVRSTQEDKIDENSGKRVTFDQVAAAWLEVYKQTGVKRSTVRIREKEVAILNRYMAKSPIGKITYSMYQKFINDISPNYARTTVQGVNTSAGMIFQHAIKDRLIKESPNRDVIIPKKRKTVEEIEIAPIEQKYLTNEELNEFLNATLDNGQELDIERFYLLAFSGMRSGELCALKWSDINFSTNTVRITKTLYNEDNNMRKFELTPPKTNGSIRSIEVDSEIMQLIKSHYKRQKKIKMKYRYEVEHDGNFVFCRANGYPYIQKNIVMRMARLMEYTNIEKKATPHIFRHTHISMMAEAGVNLATVMERVGHDDPQTTLKIYTHVTKKMKKDASAKVSNLYENALSKIKFN; encoded by the coding sequence GTGAAAAAAGCTGTCCGGTCAACTCAAGAAGATAAAATTGACGAGAATTCAGGAAAACGCGTTACATTTGATCAAGTTGCAGCTGCTTGGTTGGAAGTATACAAACAAACAGGCGTTAAAAGGAGCACAGTACGGATCCGGGAAAAAGAAGTCGCTATACTAAACCGTTACATGGCAAAAAGCCCAATTGGAAAGATTACGTATTCCATGTATCAAAAATTCATTAATGACATTTCGCCAAATTATGCCCGGACTACAGTCCAAGGAGTGAACACATCAGCTGGCATGATTTTTCAGCATGCAATAAAGGATAGGCTTATTAAAGAAAGTCCAAATCGCGATGTTATTATACCTAAAAAACGAAAAACAGTTGAAGAAATTGAGATAGCACCTATTGAACAAAAATATTTAACGAACGAAGAATTGAACGAGTTTTTAAATGCCACTTTAGACAATGGCCAGGAATTAGATATCGAGCGTTTCTATCTGTTAGCCTTTTCAGGCATGCGCTCCGGAGAGTTATGTGCATTAAAATGGTCTGACATTAACTTTAGCACTAACACTGTTCGAATTACAAAAACACTCTATAACGAAGATAACAACATGCGCAAATTTGAATTAACACCGCCAAAAACGAATGGGTCAATACGGTCGATTGAAGTGGATTCTGAAATTATGCAGCTTATTAAATCACATTACAAACGTCAGAAAAAGATCAAAATGAAATATCGTTATGAAGTGGAACATGACGGTAATTTCGTTTTTTGCCGAGCGAATGGTTATCCTTATATACAAAAAAATATTGTGATGAGGATGGCTAGGCTGATGGAATATACCAACATTGAAAAAAAGGCGACGCCCCATATCTTCAGACACACCCACATAAGCATGATGGCTGAAGCTGGCGTGAACCTTGCGACGGTTATGGAAAGGGTAGGACACGATGACCCACAAACGACTTTAAAAATCTATACACATGTAACCAAAAAGATGAAAAAGGACGCTTCCGCAAAAGTTAGCAACTTATACGAAAACGCCCTTTCCAAAATAAAATTCAATTAA
- a CDS encoding ImmA/IrrE family metallo-endopeptidase: MEGCCINTHLEDYIQNLYKFLRINRPEQLTIDNIATRLNLNIYYGKFSLRFGNDLVIQKSTKQREWQLFGHEVCHYLRHCGNHLTLHRLFLDMQEWQANHFAYHFCVPTFMLHKTDYISIDTIMNLFNVEYDFAVRRLEMYQNKLYKEGMNHVLSKI; encoded by the coding sequence ATGGAGGGTTGTTGTATTAATACTCATCTTGAAGACTATATACAGAATTTGTACAAGTTTCTCCGTATCAATAGACCAGAACAATTAACAATTGATAATATTGCCACGAGGCTCAATTTAAATATTTATTACGGCAAATTCAGTCTCCGTTTCGGAAATGATTTAGTAATACAAAAATCGACAAAGCAGCGAGAATGGCAGTTATTTGGTCACGAAGTTTGTCATTATTTGAGGCATTGTGGAAATCATCTAACTTTGCATCGTTTGTTTTTAGACATGCAGGAATGGCAAGCCAATCATTTTGCTTACCATTTCTGCGTACCAACTTTTATGCTACATAAAACAGACTATATCTCGATAGACACCATTATGAATTTATTTAACGTTGAATATGATTTCGCTGTTAGACGATTAGAAATGTATCAAAACAAACTATATAAGGAGGGCATGAATCATGTACTGTCAAAAATTTAA
- a CDS encoding helix-turn-helix domain-containing protein, translating to MSLLSERLKNYREELKKTDKKWTQQYVAEKIGVARVTYTAYERGTKTPPLDIINQIADLFDIDTDYLHGRTDDPIKGVDEELKELLNDPQTDLMFNNWKNMSDEERREVLDTIEYLHFKRKKGKK from the coding sequence ATGAGTCTCCTCTCTGAACGTCTGAAAAATTATAGAGAAGAACTAAAGAAAACTGACAAAAAATGGACCCAACAATATGTTGCTGAGAAAATAGGGGTGGCTAGAGTCACCTATACAGCTTATGAACGTGGTACTAAAACACCACCTCTGGACATCATTAATCAAATTGCTGATTTATTCGATATTGATACAGACTATCTTCATGGAAGAACAGACGATCCTATCAAGGGGGTTGATGAGGAACTAAAAGAATTATTAAATGATCCACAAACTGACTTAATGTTTAACAATTGGAAAAACATGTCTGATGAGGAAAGAAGAGAAGTGCTTGATACAATTGAATATCTCCATTTTAAAAGGAAAAAAGGAAAAAAGTAA
- a CDS encoding helix-turn-helix domain-containing protein has protein sequence MRLWLKEIRGERGYTQNEVSCLSKISRSHYTRIEQGTKKPSVNTAKNIANSLRFNWVNFFSSDCPKKEQNNLN, from the coding sequence ATGAGGTTATGGCTCAAAGAAATTCGAGGTGAAAGGGGATATACCCAAAATGAAGTTTCTTGTCTATCTAAGATTTCAAGAAGTCATTATACTCGTATAGAACAAGGAACAAAAAAGCCCTCTGTTAATACAGCAAAAAATATTGCAAATTCATTGAGGTTTAACTGGGTGAATTTTTTTAGTAGTGATTGTCCCAAAAAGGAACAAAATAATTTGAATTAA
- a CDS encoding phage replisome organizer N-terminal domain-containing protein codes for MQDLKWIKLDISMFEDEKIKLIEQMPEADTILIVWVKLLAQAGKTNANGYIYLNENIPYTEEMLATIFGRPVNTVRLALNALREFGMIHIDEDSFIHITNWKKHQNVEGMERVRQQNKLRKQKQREREKAKQIEQKPKNVTSRDNHAPEEEVEEEKEKEKEEENISTTTNNAIKFYEKNFGAASPYEQESILEWTNDLGGDLVIEAMKRAIKRNKKSWGYTERILKSWQKNNIITVEQANVEEQAYRNQFQNRKRKSSEQAGSTNDGYDYGF; via the coding sequence ATGCAAGATCTGAAATGGATTAAATTAGATATATCTATGTTTGAGGATGAAAAAATAAAACTGATAGAACAAATGCCAGAGGCTGATACCATTCTAATTGTTTGGGTGAAATTACTGGCACAAGCAGGAAAAACCAATGCTAATGGATACATCTACCTAAATGAAAATATTCCATACACGGAAGAGATGCTTGCTACGATATTCGGTAGACCAGTAAATACTGTACGGCTTGCATTAAATGCTTTACGAGAATTTGGAATGATTCACATAGACGAAGATTCCTTTATACACATTACAAATTGGAAAAAACACCAGAATGTTGAAGGGATGGAAAGGGTAAGGCAGCAGAATAAATTAAGAAAACAAAAGCAAAGAGAACGTGAGAAAGCTAAACAAATTGAGCAAAAACCTAAAAACGTGACGTCACGTGACAATCACGCACCAGAAGAAGAAGTAGAAGAAGAGAAAGAAAAAGAGAAAGAAGAAGAGAATATATCTACTACTACTAATAATGCAATCAAGTTTTATGAAAAAAACTTTGGGGCCGCCAGTCCTTATGAACAAGAATCTATTCTTGAGTGGACTAACGATTTAGGTGGAGATTTAGTTATTGAAGCCATGAAACGAGCTATTAAACGTAATAAAAAGTCATGGGGATACACCGAGAGAATACTTAAGTCATGGCAAAAAAACAATATTATCACTGTTGAGCAAGCAAATGTTGAAGAACAGGCATATCGGAATCAATTTCAGAACCGGAAGCGAAAGTCGAGTGAGCAGGCAGGTTCAACGAATGATGGTTATGATTATGGATTTTAG